atttatagcaAGATAATATACACTAttaagagaataataaaattattaagagaaataattcatttttactccAATTTGCATTTCTAATAAGCTTGTTGAGAAACGTTCATTTTGCGTATAAATCCATAATCTACTTACTAACACgctattaaattcttttatcgaAGTAGTAAAACCACAGATACCTTTCGTCAATTCATCTACAGTAAATTAATGATCATCCGTAATTTAGTAAATGCGTAGTAgattaaaatcgatattttcaaatggtaaatagtctataattattttgatcttCTCATGTAACACGGAATATggcaaataaacatttttgaatATAGTAGATGCTTATGTTACTACatagctatattatatttgaaatgctGTTTCCATATGTAACTACTATTTTCAGAAAAGATTTCCAAATTCTGTGTCGCGCGaggagataaaaatatttattatccatTTATCATTTCAAATATCGAGTTTTCCCCGGAATTGTCGGCGTCCGTGCTTCTCATTTTCACGGTACGATCGGGGGACTGTTTAGGGCATTGCGATTTCCAGCCCGTGATCGGTCGGCAGGGTTCTCGGGAAGAGAAAGTGGCCGGGAGACATCGTGGGTGGACCCCAGACCCGCGACCACCACCCCCACAGCCTTCAGCCAGCTGAACACACGCCGAGTTTCCAGCAGCTTTCCCATACGATGCTGGGTCAGATGGGCGCCGACTTCTTCGGCGCACAGTCCCCCGACTCGCAGAAGTCGACTTTCCAATCGCTCGTCGCTAATTCGAGGCCGCTGAAAGGAAGCGACCGTTCCGGTGAGTATTTTTCCTTCGCCGTTAATAAAACAACTTGCACGCCTGGAAATTTTCCGCGGGAGGAACACGGTTGAGGCTCCCGGCTCTGCTCCCGCTTccacaatatttaaatgatcaGATCGGGACAGTCTTTAAGTAAACGAATGAAACATTTAACAGACGGAGGGAATTTTTTTGAAGATGGAACGAGTTCTAAAACGATTCGGCGCGAGTCGGGAACAAGATCGCGGGATCTCCTCGATTATCCTAGGTGGTCGCAACATAGCGTTGTCGCGGTCTTCCCGATCAACCTCGCGATGCTTGATTTATTAGAAAacctttatttattacgaagcCTCTGTTTATTAGCTAGCTCGCGCATGGTCACACCATAAGCATGGATACCAAAATGGTATCGTTCTTGATCCTGAATTGGAACGATACGTCCGATTTAGCTGATTTCAAAACGAGTAGACGCTACTTTTCATTCATTTAGCAGTCGCtgctattaattattccctTGTAACGTTGTTCCAACCGCTCGTTATAACAGTCCAATTTTTCCTTcgagaaagaattaattttcgcagAATTTACAGATTAAATTCTTCCCCGTGAAACGACTTCTTATTGCATTAACGACGAGGCACTTTTATTAGAACTTGATTTTAAGAATATAGAATTCCTGCCGCAAGTGTATACTAAAAATGCGATGAGTATTTTTGTGATTAaggtattttattgaaatttttgagaGTTATATTTACGAGTTACTGTCAGAGATAATAAGCGTATTAAGCGAAGTTGTTTAGAAAGGAAACCTGTGACGATAACGtgatatgtttttaattttgggCCGGATAAGGACGTGTTTGCGACGCGTCGTCCCGATAACGCGATTCCCCGAACGTTTTCGCATCGCAGCTGGGCGAGACTGTGCTCGCCAGAATCCGATTGTTAAGGAACACGGATAATGCCCATTAACGGGATTCGATTATTCGTCGCAGCTGCTGTTTCTCTGCTAAACGGTCACGCTTAATTGAAACGATTCGGATCGTCGACGCCCGTTGCCGATCATTGGAGAAAGTCGCGTCGATTCTTTGATAAAACAGGCATGAATTACGATCGCCGGATTTCCGAGTGATGCATATTCGTGCTATACAATGTAGAAACATGCAATCGAATAATTACGTGTTTACGTGTTAAAGTCTATAACATAGAGAAATTATGAATCCACGTGCCTGTTGACTATTTTCAACGTTCTTAGCAATTccaatatctattaaaatgtCTCTTTAAAAACACCAGCGTCACCATGAACTGATCAAAATTGGCGGTTAATAtacgataatataaaatataaaaaaaagcatataaaaatataaaaaaagcatATCTTCCGTCTgttctaatttttacataactgTAGTCGGTGATAAAGTGGTGAATCCTTTTTTGcatcgattaatattaattcgtgGACAGCGTTTAATTATTTGCCAGCACGCCTAATAACTGCAGGGTGTGTTCTCGGGTGTTAGCTTGAGCGAAAAGAGAACCCGAATTACCCACGCTGTACCATTGCCTGACCTAATCCAGTGTTTACTACTGGAGCTGCAGAGTATTTGCAATTTCGCTGCGGGGGAGTTTGACTTCATTGATTTCTTGCGCACGGTataaacagaattattaaCCTGTTCGAAGATCGTACCCTGCTTCGGTATCGATAGTTCTATTTAGTTGTGGACATTTCTTGAATATTCAAAGATCAGTGGTCTCTTCGACCTCGCTGTTGACCCGTCTTTTCAAAGTCTTCTTTTTACTTCGTCGTGTTACTCGAAACGAATCATTCCACGAGGATTGATAAGAATGTCCTGAAATGATTTAAGCGTATTAAGGCATTCAGATCTATAGAAATCTAGAATCTCGAAAGTCGAGTTCATAGGTCACGCGTCTCTGCAATCCTACACCTAGCAACGTACAATCGTGACAGTGGATCCTTTGTTGAAAAAATTTGTAGATAAGCTCGAAATTTCTGGAAAGATCGAAGAGTGGAACGATCGAAAGTATAAAAGGAATGTCACACTCGATAAATATTAGCCGAGTTTACCACGTGGATGATccacaattaaaaattaattagagtAGCAATGATATTTGAAGAGCGATACAATCGTTAACTAGTTGTTTACTTAATGAGCTTAAATTAGGTGAGTTTGTTAATTGATGGTCacatttaatatgtataatagttgaacaaaataaaagaaatagtaaagaactaaagaaatagtaaaataatatatatgttacgGTATAGTTTAATTGGAATTGCACTGGACGCGTGAACATAAAGAAAAGcttagaaaagaaagaaatcctggttttttaaaagaaagtaATATAGATCGCATCTCTGTAGAAGGTGAACAACTGCGCGATGCGGCATCGGTGACAAGCTATTGCGACGGTTTCACGCGATACCCTTAATTCATGATACACGGAAACGCAAACACGTGAGCAATACGTTAAAGGGTCGCGTTCAGCATAGGAAACTACTATGAACTCGGTACCGGCGACTCCGGATGAATAATTCATAGTCGCaggtaaaaaaagaagaactaTCGGTAAGACAATATTTCCATCACggtgtttaaatattcatgagaCACGGTCATATGACGCAGATTAAAATTGAGGTCAACAAGGATCGCGGGAACTCGATGAATCATTTCTCTAGTTACTGCGATTCGATACTTTCGTTaccactttttatttaataaccgTATTTCCTATGATATTATTCGCCGATACTGGAGCTCAATGAATATGATGAATCTAACGAGTGGTAATACATGAAGTACAGTCGTACATTGATCTACCTGCACTGATTTCAGAATAAACAGTGAAGCCTCCACTTTTACACTcccaattaataaatttctgcaGGATCCTTTtatatgaaaaactttatgtAAAAGTTTGACAAATTCATACAGCTGTGTACGGTTCAAGAAATATCAGCTACGTTACGTTTTATAGTGGTTCCAGAGATAGGAGCATATACTGTATAACTCGGTGACTTACCAAAgccagaatttgtttaattattgcgACACTGTGAGGTCGTGAAACTAGTTAGATTTGTTCTCGGAATGAATTCGGTATACTCAATGTCAACATTTCGGTTAAATATGGGGTGGTCCGTGGAACCAGGGGCTGTCAACCGGAAATCCGGGGTTGAAATCCAATAGGCCTGTCTTTATCCGCCCCTTTTTCCTGGCAGGCGTCACTGGCTCGAAAAACTCCCTAAAAATACGACAgcattaatagaataatactTTCTGAAGCAGATACTTGACATTGTGCCCTGGGGAAATAAAACAGCCCTTTCAAACATCTGGGAGAAATCTGGCAAACTAAAGTTGCCGGACCTTCGATCATTAAATgatctatttatttcgatgatagaagaataacattttgtttcgattaaaACCAGAattcctaaaataaaaaagattgttGGACTCTCGAATCTgcatattcaattttcattgaatcaAATTGTTGACATTGTTGTGAAGTATCGATGTTCAGGTACAAGTGCCGCCATACTTTTCAGGCAGGCAAGTTCAAGGTCCCTTGACCTTTCGCCCCCGAACTGTTTCGACAGAATAATTATCGCATGCATGCGGCTGCTCGCGAGTCCAACCACCTTTAAACGTAAACGAGATCCCcgtaaaaatagaatagacTCGAATATATCATAGATTCGAAGTAGTCAATCTCTAACTTCGTCCGCCTATCCTTGGCtcgtaattaaaatgttcccggtaattttatttcgcgcgagACCCACAAACAGGACATGCCCGTTAATTGGCCGTCTCTGCGAGGACAATGCGCGGCAATAACGGCTGCCCGCCATTGTCctagcaattttataatatttacacgtTATTTACTTGTGCCCGTTTGGATACGGCACCAGCTCATTATATGAAAGCGACGCGGAGCATACATTTCCATACCTTTTAATGTCATTACTCGCCGGTTATTCATTACCGCCAAGGTTTGGATATAATGAATTCCGAAATACATCGATATCCTTGATAATCTCTCTAATTTAGGCCTGGTTCTCTGACACTCCGCGTGGTTAATCAATGTTAATCATCAaacttaaatgaaaatgtttttttttaaactgtaaTCTAGTAATTAATCTTCCCTTGTTAAAAGACAAAAGGAGATTCTCGACTGGCCCTACTGGCTGAAATTATGGTTAAATTATGGAAACGGAACCCTGAAGGTTCAACTATTTTCCAATTTGGTTTTGTAAGACTGAAATTATAAGAGAATATAAGAATTTTCTCGTTGGAAAATTCTACGGTAGCTGAAATTGAGAGTGCCTTGTAGCAAAATAAGGAAAGAAAGCGCGAAGATAAAGTTTCCCATGAAACAAGAGGAGAGTGTAAGTGGCCGACAAGTGGCGACGGTTCTAATGGTGGTCGGTCTATGGTAATCATGCTTGCATTAACCCCTCGGTCCGTGAAAGCAAAGCAACAGGTGCCATTCGCGTGGTAATCGATACTGTTACTCCATCCGAGAAAGCTCCACTACCCTTTAAAACGTTGGCATGTTCACCGGTATCATCGCGAATGTACCATAATCGTAGATCGCTCCGATATTTATcgataattcttattttccgTGAAATACATGCTGAAAGTGACAATACAAGattgatattgaaaataaagcaACTAACAGATCtgctttataaataaacgcaATTAGTATGCCCATCTGAGACCGTATTTTGCCCGACAGCgtatatattgttattctCTATAACGTCACTTCCTGACATTGCCAATcatctgtaatttttattgcggaCTATATTGTTTCTGTTCGTTCTTTTACGACGGCTTGATAATGGTGTATTTACTTGTGTCATCGATGTCTTTGGTCCAACAAATGGCCGTTATTACGACCATTGTTATTCTCCGTTGAAGTAAGAACGCTTCCTGGCGTCGCCAATTAGTCATAGTTAATTTTATGGCGCTGCTCTTTGCACTTTCGCTTTCACGACAGCTTGGAAACTGCTGGCACACCTGTAGATATATCGCTGTCgctaatcaaattattatgattagtCGTTAAAATAATGCTATCGCCAATTCTGTTTCGTTGCTGCGTGAAACTTACGGGAGAATTAGATGGCGGATCAAGTGGATGATCGTGGAACTCTTCTAACATAAGTACATTACTCGGTTTCGGAgtcgaagtaaaataaatgtattacatTCTCTAGATTACATCGTCGACCCTTGTTACAAGCACTGTCACGCGTATGACACAGCGTACCAGAGCTCGCTGGAGGACCCAGAAAAGTTTTGGGGCACCGTGTCAGAATGCATCGACTGGAGCAAACCATGGACGAAGGTTCTGGACAATTCCAACCCGCCATTCACGAAATGGTAggtattcatttataatttatatacgtcGTCGAGACACCATCGATTTTGTGGCTCGTTAATCTTTCATGAGCCATCATTTCGCAGACCACCGTCGTTGCGGAGACATTCCGCCCCTCGCGAAACGAAATGTTAGCAATTATCCCGCAGAAATGTTTATTGCAGTAGAGAATTGTTCTGTTTTAATGGCCCTGCTTGTCATCTCCGTCGGAAGAAATTATTGGCGTTGGCGTTCCGTTCTTTATTGTTACAACAGCCGCGAAGTAGATAGCGGAAGAATCTTCTAATAGTATTAAGGGGTTATTGagacaaaatataatagtttttcAAACATAGCCTGATATAAGAAATAGGTCTTCCAAAATGAGAATGTCTACATGAGaaataagttaaattataGTAAGTGACAAGCtggaataatattgtaaaagtacAAAAATGGTCAAGGCAACGATACTTACCGCTTTTAccataaaatgcaataaaactTCCGGCACGAATCGTCTGttgcttaaaataatatccatatcctgtaaaaaattatacaaaagtaTTACAATAGTTTGTACGTGAACTGGCGCCAATTGTGGTGAAATCTGGAAGCTCTGTTTGGCTAGCAGTTTCAGCGTTTTGCCATTTACTAATTAGCGCTGTACAGACCCTGAACAGAGCTTCCAGATTTCGTCATAAGAGACGCCACTTGTCACATATGGTGGTATCTTTAATTGTCAGAAGTTTACACTGAACTTGATGACAAAAATAAGAATGATATGTACTCTCTAttcaataatgaataaaattttttaaaagatgtaTATTTTGAAAGAGTCTCTGAAATCTTGTTGTGCCCTgagaatatttcgaaacatttATCTAACGATAGATTAACACGAAATTGCATtcaaatttgaagaaatgaaaacgtgtaaaaattgaaaaggttCGTCGGCGGAGAATTGAACGCGTGCTACAACGCGGTGGACCGACATGTTCTGAACGGAAACGGCGACAAAGTTGCCTTAATTCATGATAGCCCTTTGGTATCGACGATCCGAAGAGTGACATATAACGAGATGCTAGAGAAAACTTCAAAATTAGCTGGATGCCTAGCCGAAATGGGTGTAGGCAAAGGGGATGTAGTGATCATATACATGCCGTTGATACCGGAAACTATCGTCGCCATTTTGGCGACCGCGCGCCTCGGTGCCGTTCACTCGATAGTGTTCGGAGGTATGTTTCTTCAATGTCAATCAAAATTGCATTGCTGccttaaaatgattaagacCTACCTTTTTCATACAGGCTTCGCTGCAAACGAATTAGCCGTCAGGATAAATCACGCGAGGCCAAAAGTGATAATTGCGGCCAGTTGCGGTCTTGAACCGACTAAAGTGATTCGGTATGTGCAGTTTATCCTTTTTACAAagccaattatttttattaaaatatttagtcgATTCTTATTTACATTACGCAATTTTGCGTTATAGGTACACAGACATGCTAAACAAGGCGCTAGAGATAATCGATGTGAAGAAACCACAGTGCATAGTATTTCAAAGAAGAAACATATGGCAGAGCATTCTCATAGATGGACAAATCGATTGGGACGTAGCGATAAGACGATCGAAACCACATCCCTGTCAACCGGTTGAAGCCAACGATcctttgtatattttgtacacATCCGGCACAACAGGTTTAActtaacaaacaaattttttgtaaactcacaaatttaaaaatacatgctgcaagaaaaaataaaataaatcgattccGTTCTCAACActtaacgaaatatttatcgctTAAACGGAAGTCGTTAAACAACAACCGAAACGTAATTTGCATATATAGTGTATGGTGAAAGATGATCATGATAAAACAGCCTTCCAATTTAAGGTCAACCGAAAGGGATCCTGAGATCGGTCGGTGGCCACTTGGTAGCTGTTTGCTGGTCAATGAAAACGGTTTATGGGATGAACAAGGACTCCGTTTGGTGGGTGGCCTCCGACTTGGGTTGGGTTGTAGGTCACTCGTACATTTGCTATGGACCCCTGCTCTATGGTGCGACAAGCGTGATGTACGAAGGCAAGCCTGACAGGACGCCGGATGCTGCACAATACTTCAGGTTTGAGTCTGTCACCTGTTAACAGATGAAAGTCTGGAAAGTTAGATGAAGAGTTCAATCCTTCGGTAGAAACTCTGTTAGAAGCAGCCAGACTACTCAGTAATCATTGACAAGCCAATAAAGTTGTGTTTTACCTGAACTTCTCTACGACTGGGGAATCCACAggttagtaataaaaaattcacgtTTCGTAGGGTGATCGATCAACACAACGTGAACGCTTTGTTCTGCGTGCCGACAGCGCTTAGAGTGATTAGACGTACCGATGGGGACCTAGTTTTGAGTCAAAAATACTCGACGAAGTcgtaagtttttcattttagaGACATTCTTCTGTTCTcagaaatttcatgaaattgatTCTGAGGTATCTTCAATTTCGAATGCACAAACTCTACACGCATACGCGTTGCAGATTGAAGACTATATTCGTGGCCGGTGAGTTCTGCGATAACGAATCGAAACTTTGGGCGGAGAAGGCATTCAAAGTACCAATTTTAAACCATTGGTGGCAATCAGAGACTGGCCACCCTATCACTGCTTTGTGTCTAGGATACGGCCACTACCCTAGCCTACCGAAAGACAGTACTGGTCCTCCCATTCCTGGCTATCACAGTACGTTCTCCGAAATAGCAACAAATAAACCTAACATATctcaaaaatttacaatttacaactTTAAATTCCTgaaaatacttataatttttctatcacaTCCTGATGGTTTCCAAcgttatcaaaatatttttttaaatttttgtcctAAAGCTGATCGGTCGAGAGAAATTATTCGTAATCAAAGCTACGAATTTTTCAGTCGACATTCTGAAAAATGATGGCAGCAAGGCTGAGGTCAAGGAGCAAGGAAGAATTGGTATAAGGCTGCCGTTGCCTCCAGGCTGCATGGCGACGCTTTACGAGGCTGATGATCGATTCAAGGAGACCTATTTCTCTCGCCATCCAGTAAGTCCAATttgcgaaacaaaaataatggcATTACCAATCGGTGAAACACTTCTCAGGGTTACTATGACACCATGGACGTCGGCTACATGGACGAACACGGATTTGTTTACGTCACGGCGAGAGACGACGACGTTATCAACGTCGCCGGGCATAGATTGTCTACGGCGGCTCTCGAGAACGTGATTATGGCACATCCTGACGTCACCGACGCTGCTGTCGTCGGTGTACCTGACCCCACTAAAGGGGAGGTTCCTTTGTGTCTTTACACAATGAAACCAGGTGAGAGCTCGAACTTTTATTGGTCCCTGTGATGCTTCTATTGTGATCGTATCTATGCATTTTCGTGAACAGAAGCGACGAAGAACGAAGAACAGATCAACGAAGATTTAGTAGCAGCTGTGAGAAGTTCTATAGGACCCATAGCATCGTTTAGGACCGCAGCAGCTGTGCGAGGTCTGCCCCGGACGCGTTCGGGAAAAATAATTCGCAAGTCGATTGCCAATTTGGCACGTTCCAAGTTTGTTAAGGTAAGTAAACAATCCGAAATTCAAGGCCCTAGCTTATAAAGGAACTTGAAATGAACAttggaaaacattttaaatatttttaataatttgaagtaGGAACGATTAAAAAACTGTTGTTTGGCCACAATAGGCAATATCATGAGGCGAATGACGAAAGAAGAAACTTTTAGTCACAAGCATAGACTAGATTatcttgatatttatttatacgggGCACCGCAAAATAATGTAACGGATATTGCAGACGTTCTAAAATATGTATAGTTCTGATCGTTCAATGTAACGGaatgtgaaatgaaattacgGACTCTCTTGTACGAGATAAAGAGTAATATCGTTTATTCATTCACTATTCGCCAATGTAAAATATACCGTTCTTCATTTTCTCTTCCAGATTTCAAGTACAATAGAGGACGCGTCGGTGTATCGCGAGATAAAAGAAGTACTTCAAAAGCTCGGATACGCTAAACTAGCGCCGGATCCTCAATGATAACTGTTTAGTTAAGcttttaccattttttattatataaacttttgtctctttctttttcttctttctctcttcttcttctcataatcgtatataaaattgtaataaaccTACGTACGATATATAGCTGACACGCATAGGAGTGTGTGTGTGCTTAAGAAAGACGCGTCGACGAAACTCCGATTACCCACAACAAGTTAATCCCATATAAA
This sequence is a window from Augochlora pura isolate Apur16 chromosome 9, APUR_v2.2.1, whole genome shotgun sequence. Protein-coding genes within it:
- the LOC144474695 gene encoding acyl-CoA synthetase short-chain family member 3, mitochondrial, whose translation is MLGQMGADFFGAQSPDSQKSTFQSLVANSRPLKGSDRSDYIVDPCYKHCHAYDTAYQSSLEDPEKFWGTVSECIDWSKPWTKVLDNSNPPFTKWFVGGELNACYNAVDRHVLNGNGDKVALIHDSPLVSTIRRVTYNEMLEKTSKLAGCLAEMGVGKGDVVIIYMPLIPETIVAILATARLGAVHSIVFGGFAANELAVRINHARPKVIIAASCGLEPTKVIRYTDMLNKALEIIDVKKPQCIVFQRRNIWQSILIDGQIDWDVAIRRSKPHPCQPVEANDPLYILYTSGTTGQPKGILRSVGGHLVAVCWSMKTVYGMNKDSVWWVASDLGWVVGHSYICYGPLLYGATSVMYEGKPDRTPDAAQYFRVIDQHNVNALFCVPTALRVIRRTDGDLVLSQKYSTKSLKTIFVAGEFCDNESKLWAEKAFKVPILNHWWQSETGHPITALCLGYGHYPSLPKDSTGPPIPGYHIDILKNDGSKAEVKEQGRIGIRLPLPPGCMATLYEADDRFKETYFSRHPGYYDTMDVGYMDEHGFVYVTARDDDVINVAGHRLSTAALENVIMAHPDVTDAAVVGVPDPTKGEVPLCLYTMKPEATKNEEQINEDLVAAVRSSIGPIASFRTAAAVRGLPRTRSGKIIRKSIANLARSKFVKISSTIEDASVYREIKEVLQKLGYAKLAPDPQ